Proteins from a single region of Harmonia axyridis chromosome 4, icHarAxyr1.1, whole genome shotgun sequence:
- the LOC123678469 gene encoding uncharacterized protein LOC123678469: MKKLLSTALILVFFAALVAAFGGSEDKFIKKYAMMKIYESCFGSEVVKQIRKEMKAACAKCASFETPQMALPTERPLPTNMPPQEMPHESGNTLYQQQPFDQEKLNQAILAYRPNPFGAPQYRPYSPVSGFYPFNNPMYQAPFLYPGYQQPGQFSPYSFPMVGQPYLGNNRISRNLDVRSQLEALTSRMSGRVKNVTCVMQELGYLDDNLEPNYLKISERINNLPVSEELRRDMLDGIQFCQEFSQCVPEIKKERAPLSRELIRPMFFFKCYKHKKLEACVMKDVREKYAGVTDEDLDDDVEIRRQAKDLKSGHEEDLDSLATDIYGFLYGSDSSLDLDSLL; this comes from the exons ATGAAGAAATTACTATCGACGGCCCTAATACTGGTCTTTTTTGCCGCATTGGTCGCCGCTTTTGGTGGCAGCGAAGACAAGTTCATCAAAAAGTACGCCATGATGAAG attTATGAGAGTTGCTTCGGTTCAGAAGTTGTCAAGCAGATCAGAAAAGAAATGAAAGCGGCTTGTGCCAAATGTGCATCTTTCGAGACGCCACAGATGGCCCTGCCCACAGAGAGACCTTTACCTACCAACATGCCACCTCAAGAAATGCCCCATGAGAGTGGTAACACACTGTATCAGCAACAACCGTTCGATCAAGAGAAACTTAACCAAGCCATTTTAGCCTACAGACCG aatccGTTTGGTGCACCTCAGTACAGACCTTACTCCCCAGTCTCTGGATTTTACCCCTTCAACAACCCCATGTACCAGGCACCTTTCTTATATCCTGGCTATCAGCAACCTGGACAATTTTCTCCATATTCATTCCCTATGGTTGGGCAACCTTACCTCGGGAACAACAGAATTTCG AGGAATTTGGATGTCCGAAGTCAATTGGAAGCTTTAACTTCAAGAATGAGCGGAAGGGTAAAGAATGTCACATGCGTAATGCAGGAGTTGGGCTATTTGGATGATAACTTGGAGCCAAATTACCTCAAAATAAGCGAGAGAATCAACAATTTGCCAGTATCTGAAGAACTGAGAAGGGATATGTTGGATGGCATTCAGTTTTGCCAAGAATTTTCG CAATGCGTCCCAGAAATAAAGAAAGAAAGGGCTCCTCTGTCCAGAGAACTAATCAGGCCAATGTTCTTCTTCAAATGCTACAAGCACAAGAAACTTGAGGCTTGCGTCATGAAGGACGTGAGAGAAAAATATGCAGGAGTCACTGATGAAGATCTAGATGACGATGTTGAAATTCGCAGACAAGCCAAGGACCTGAAATCAGGACACGAGGAAGACTTGGATAGTCTTGCTACTGATATCTATGGATTTTTATACGGAAGTGATAGTAGTTTAGATTTAGACAGTCTCTTGTAG